A region of Oncorhynchus kisutch isolate 150728-3 linkage group LG29, Okis_V2, whole genome shotgun sequence DNA encodes the following proteins:
- the adora2ab gene encoding adenosine receptor A2b, translated as MLNNASLVYIALELVIAFLAVTGNMLVCWAVCLNSTLQSITNYFVVSLAVADIAVGLLAIPFAITISTGFCANFHGCLFIACFVLVLTQSSIFSLLAIAVDRYIAIKSPLRYNSLVTSGRAKGIIAVCWFLSVGIGLTPMLGWNRGVNGTNSSSCPEGMTECLFEGVVTLEYMVYFNFFGCVLVPLLAMLVIYARIFMAARRQLRLMDLKLAHMHAPGACSSSTSSRSTLQKEVHAAKSLAIIVGLFALCWLPLHIINCFNLFCQDCGRPHVWVMNIAIILSHANSVVNPFIYAYRIREFRHTFRRILRKHILRHWEGHGAGGWGGRGLGSSSSITRASTRISMVDSSCGTMGNSYSLEPSPKPSPTRTPIETHRAGKEAYSDSCQWSPPQSDPAPISSIENGHNKGDAPVSPRQQQCIMGCADQSGVETTTVLMEVKDSGNISFVHVRPLSPTLTSPNHSVELTEVS; from the exons ATGCTGAACAATGCCTCCCTTGTCTACATCGCCCTGGAGCTGGTCATAGCCTTTCTGGCCGTGACCGGTAACATGCTGGTCTGCTGGGCCGTGTGCCTCAACAGCACCTTGCAGAGCATCACCAACTACTTCGTGGTGTCCCTGGCAGTGGCAGATATCGCTGTGGGCTTGCTGGCCATCCCCTTCGCCATCACCATCAGCACGGGCTTCTGTGCCAACTTCCACGGCTGCCTGTTCATCGCCTGCTTCGTACTGGTGCTCACCCAAAGCTCCATCTTCAGCCTGCTGGCCATCGCTGTGGACCGCTACATCGCCATCAAGAGCCCCCTCAG GTATAACAGTCTTGTGACGTCCGGGAGGGCAAAGGGCATCATCGCAGTGTGCTGGTTTCTCTCTGTGGGCATCGGCCTCACGCCCATGCTGGGCTGGAACAGGGGTGTCAACGGCACCAACAGCAGCTCGTGCCCCGAAGGCATGACAGAGTGCCTGTTCGAGGGTGTGGTCACCCTGGAATACATGGTCTACTTCAACTTCTTTGGTTGTGTGCTGGTGCCCCTGCtagccatgctggtcatctaCGCCCGCATCTTCATGGCGGCGCGGCGCCAGCTGAGACTGATGGACCTGAAGCTGGCTCACATGCACGCCCCTGGGGCATGCTCATCATCCACATCGTCCCGCTCCACCCTGCAGAAGGAGGTCCACGCAGCCAAGTCTCTGGCCATCATCGTGGGGCTATTCGCCCTCTGCTGGTTGCCCCTTCACATCATCAACTGTTTCAACCTGTTCTGCCAGGACTGTGGGCGCCCGCACGTCTGGGTGATGAACATCGCCATCATCCTGTCCCACGCCAACTCCGTGGTCAACCCCTTCATCTATGCATATCGCATCCGGGAGTTCCGCCACACCTTCCGCAGGATCCTGCGCAAGCACATCCTGAGGCACTGGGAGGGGCATGGAGCTGGGGGATGGGGTGGCAGAGGGCtgggtagcagcagcagtatcacGCGTGCCTCTACTCGCATCAGCATGGTGGACAGCTCGTGTGGCACCATGGGGAACAGTTATTCCCTGGAGCCCAGCCCCAAACCCAGCCCCACTCGGACCCCCATAGAGACCCATAGAGCTGGGAAAGAAGCTTACTCTGACTCCTGCCAATGGTCACCACCACAGTCAGACCCTGCACCAATCAGCTCCATTGAAAATGGACACAACAAAGGCGATGCCCCGGTGTCTCCCAGGCAGCAGCAATGCATCATGGGATGTGCGGACCAAAGTGGGGTTGAGACTACAACCGTGTTGATGGAGGTGAAGGACAGTGGGAACATATCCTTTGTGCACGTCAGGCCTCTGTCCCCCACACTAACCAGCCCTAACCACTCAGTAGAACTCACTGAGGTGTCATGA